CGATACAGAATCCGttccgatggcacagctcaaaaccctctattctttaaattaataagtaatttttccaataaagttcaaaagatatgataaaaaaatataataaatagctagaatattttgttgctaaagaaaataaatatttcatgctattatgtgtcggcacacaagaatttttttgaccagcACGTATCGGCACGGTTTGGCACGCaccgtgctgtaccgtgccgtaccgtgccggcaactTTCCAGCACGACCCcttgccacggcacttaaattcaTGGTTCTTATTCTACTTTATGTGGTATAAATCTATTGCAGAGACTAATTTTGTTTTCCTATGCTTTATTGTTGATTCTAAATTGCCCTGTTCttaaatttcattttcttaATGTATGTAATCACATCTTTgttattattctaatttatgTGGCATCCCTCCCTTCTATTGGAATTTTAGACTCTGTTTACTAATCATCAGAATCCTGTTAATGGTATGAATAGGAGTACTTGTGATTTGATTAAAACTCTTTTTGAGTATGTTTTCCTATGTTCTGTTCTAAATTCTTGATTCCCCTGTTCTTAAatttgtataattataaaaaaatattaatgtcaGATGAATTATTACAGGCTCCATCTGATGCTTGGTATCGGATAAAAAAAGAGTTATTTTTCTTCCCCTCTTTGGAGGTTTTAAACTCGATCCAGTAATCATCATAAATATTTTCCTagggttgttttttttttccttaattctAGATTGCCCTGTTCTTAATTTGGACATAGTTAATGGATATGAAATGGTATACATTCATTTGCGCAGACTTACGATCGCGCCTTCATTCAAGAATGGCTGAACTCCGGCAATCGGACTTGCCCGCAAACCCAGCAGGTCCTCTCCAACACCGTCCTCACTCCGAACCACCTAGTCCGAAGCATGATCTCTCAATGGTGCGTCGACCACGGGATCAGTCTCCCCCCTCTCGACAACCAATACGAAGGCCTAGTCACCCGGAACGACCGCGAGGAATTCAATAGATTGCTCGACCGGATATCACCTTCCTCCACCGCCGTCGATAAGAGGCAAGCCATTCGAGACCTCCGCCTTTTGACGAAGCGGAATCGATCTTTTCGCGCGGTTATAGGAGAGAAGCCCGACTCGATCTCTCAATTGCTCTCCGCCCTCTCTGAGAACAGAAGCCCGGAAGTGATAGAAGACATAGTGACGACGATCCTAAACCTTTCGATCCACGATAGCAACAAGAAGATCCTCGGAGAAAACCCTAACGTGATCCCGATGCTCATCGACGCGCTGTATTCGGGGACGATGGAGGCACGCAGCAATTCCGCGGCCGCGCTCTTCACGTTGTCGGCTTTAGATTCCAACAAGTTGAGGATCGGCGAACTCGGAGCCATGAGGCCGTTGGTGGATCTCCTCGAGGACGGAACCCTAACCGCGAAGAAGGACGCGGCCTCCGCCATCTTCAACCTCTGCATGGCGCACGAGAACAAGGCGAGGGCGGTGAGGGAAGGGCTGATCGACGTGGCGGTGAGATCCATAACCGACCGAACCCTCGTCGACGAGCTACTGGCGATCCTCGCCTTGCTATCGAGCGACCgagaggcggtggaggagatcGGGGAGGCGGGCGGAGTCCCTCTCCTGCTCGGGATCGTGCGGGAGAACTCGTGCAAGAGGAGCACCGAGAACGCGGCGGTGGTTCTCTTCTCGATGTGCATGTATGATAGGTCAAAGTTAAAAGAAGTAGGGGAGGATGAGAACTTGAATGGCACATTGGCCTGGCTGGCCCAGAATGGCACTTCTAGGGCAAGGAGGAAGGCAGCAGGGATCCTTGAGAAACTGAAGAAAGCTATGAACATGAACAACACACACTATTCTTGTtagatggtggtggtggtgctggGGAGGTGTAATTAGTGGGGGAATAAGAGGCTCAATTTgatgatatgtatatatatatatatatatatatatatagaaccatATATTGTCACATTAGTGATCAGAGTTTTTGGTGCCAAAAAAGGTTGGTTTTTACTGTGAAATGCTGCTGAGGAAATCTCCCATCTTTTGTAGCTTAATAAGTGAACATAATTTTTGCTTGTAACTTGTCACACTTCTTCTTGTTTTCAATTTGTTACCATGTCACCTTTTTTTCCTGTCTTCTTGTGACTTGGTTTTCCACTGGCTTCTCTAACAGGGTATTTTGTTTTccagaaaatattttaaaaaaaaataatgtccTCACAGTAGAAGTGTTTTCTATCTGTTTGGTTTCTAACATCCTGTTTGGTTCGGTATAAGGGGAGTATAACCCTTTATCCCttctttatatccaaacgctatttttcgtATCTAAGAAGAGTTGTTTTTCGATACTTGAAATAAGCTGATATAATCTGGTCTGAAATTACTGTTCCAACCTTATTCCTAGAACACccgaaaacaaaattaattaaactctaattaattttaattatagtattaaattattaattactctaattaataattttaaatcattaattactctaattaatattaaattattatctcTGGATAACCACCCGGCTAAAGGTGGGAACAGCTGTTCTCAtccgtatttttatttttaaaatttaaaaattaaaaaattgaattctaaaatttaaaattttaaactttataatttataatctcaaaatcaaagtttataattttaaattctaaattttaaatttgatatttaatattttaaaattttcaaatttaaacttgatattaaatttaatgtttaaaactttaaattttaaattttgaaacttaaaatttgagattttaaatgttaattttaaattttgaattttaaattttaaaagttaaaatttaaaatttaaaaatttaaatatatatgaaagtggtaatattattatttttatttataactacccactatctCTATTATTCAATCTTATTTATTCAAAGCTATTTCTCTATTTCGAAGAATATCCCATTTTACatcccaattttcatccaaacgtaaaattaatttagttcttacttatatctgaacttatatCTATTTCTGAAATAGATAGTTTATTTATATCTTACCAAATGATAcctaaaataattattagtttttctaacatttttttttcagattcatgaaaaaaattttcttttagtttttcaaactttttgggATAGAATTATGAAAGAAACATATTATTTGTACACCTAACATATCCTTACGATTAATAAGAGATTGTTTGGATTCCCGTACGAGTCCGTAAAAAGATTTTTCGAGAAAAAAGTTTCTTACGGAAAATTCTATTTTCAGAATTTTGTATGTTTGTGTTTcaagaaaaaatagttttcaaaaatactttttctcatattttatgaaaaagtagtattttgttttcaaaaaaaaaaatgaaaacagaaaataattttcgtgAAACTTGATTTCTTGGAAACCAATATGaacgaaaaattgaaaaaggtaaCTTCAATAGAAAACTTGGTTTCTCTGAAAAATGTAGAAAAAATTTTTTCTGGAAAAGTTTTTTTCAGGTCTTCAGTTTTTCGCCTGTCcaattctaataaaaattagcttttttagaaagaaattttctttcaaacttTATAAAAAACATTGTTTTCGTTTTCTGGATTTTATAAAAAACGAAACAATTAGTTTTCTATAAAATCtggaaaaaattctaaaatattaatatttgaaacaaatgattaaaaaactaaaaaaaaaaaaaaaaaaatctacatagAACAACTTTCTTAGAATGTTTTTCTACAATTTCTAAGAAACCAAACAGTCCCTAAAAAACAGGGGGCCTGGTCATACTTTATAATAAAGAATAGGCATACAAATAACATTACTTACGATGGAATAAATgtttttcaaaaacaaaaaaattaaaaaaatgtgaaaactaattttaatttttcacaattaaaattaacattacTCCCGAATCTTCTGTTGCTTTCAACCCTGAAGAAGATTCCAGTAAAGATAGGGGAGGGACCAAAGGATGCCGCCTTCACTAATTGAATTCCACCAGCTATGGTTGTGGGAATAGCATTAAAATGTACCAACATATGATTCCTTTAC
This DNA window, taken from Ananas comosus cultivar F153 linkage group 21, ASM154086v1, whole genome shotgun sequence, encodes the following:
- the LOC109726620 gene encoding U-box domain-containing protein 9 translates to MAKPGAAAAAARAAAAAEAAAAAERLKRELRRLVMAIAADDGAGAGAGGVGAEAFDEAERALARLRELRFGGGNGGSRGTRSREEEGGGGHVAVPEHFLCPISSEIMRDPVVLASGQTYDRAFIQEWLNSGNRTCPQTQQVLSNTVLTPNHLVRSMISQWCVDHGISLPPLDNQYEGLVTRNDREEFNRLLDRISPSSTAVDKRQAIRDLRLLTKRNRSFRAVIGEKPDSISQLLSALSENRSPEVIEDIVTTILNLSIHDSNKKILGENPNVIPMLIDALYSGTMEARSNSAAALFTLSALDSNKLRIGELGAMRPLVDLLEDGTLTAKKDAASAIFNLCMAHENKARAVREGLIDVAVRSITDRTLVDELLAILALLSSDREAVEEIGEAGGVPLLLGIVRENSCKRSTENAAVVLFSMCMYDRSKLKEVGEDENLNGTLAWLAQNGTSRARRKAAGILEKLKKAMNMNNTHYSC